In one Culex quinquefasciatus strain JHB chromosome 2, VPISU_Cqui_1.0_pri_paternal, whole genome shotgun sequence genomic region, the following are encoded:
- the LOC6033356 gene encoding basic salivary proline-rich protein 3, with translation MGCYDRSKNKLKACALCLLLCAANLIEVSEARKVAAGRVTKPTANRGYASPDIAKLSYSPSHQAAAPPKSVAPVASAPSQQAGRPPVGWNVPNNAPPPYSANAGNHGPPPPYSAQANPNLNSRFNEAPPPYASHANPGFQPAPPYQGGAPAFGAPAGVVAGNAYRPHGHNTSAGGFGGGFPPVQPNAGYPVQPAQGFPGAPVAHPGGGYPGGYPQQPVYQSPAGGYPQQPGTVIHHYEQPQSSGGSGIGTILGAGAAGLAAGVGGAALYDALKPKEEHKEAAPAAETTTTTTTTLAPINPNGEAVLAPLPANPNGDAPLAAAPETPTPETPLATIEPTNTSTDPVVPLAAFPVAENASATATSSSSETSAVTVEAPNAALSVEPALSAAAGPTTAPQLSAEPVPTAGKAIATAQFSSFLLLLPALCKFLLS, from the coding sequence ATGGGTTGCTACGATCGGTCTAAAAATAAGCTTAAGGCATGCGCACTATGTCTGCTGTTGTGCGCGGCCAACTTGATCGAGGTGAGCGAAGCGCGAAAGGTGGCCGCGGGTCGCGTTACCAAGCCTACTGCGAACCGAGGTTACGCCAGTCCGGACATTGCCAAGCTGAGCTATTCGCCGAGTCATCAGGCCGCGGCCCCGCCCAAGTCGGTAGCGCCGGTTGCGTCCGCGCCCTCGCAACAAGCCGGAAGGCCCCCGGTAGGCTGGAACGTGCCGAATAATGCACCTCCGCCATACTCGGCGAACGCAGGGAATCACGGACCGCCGCCACCGTATTCGGCTCAAGCGAATCCAAATTTGAACTCCCGATTCAACGAGGCTCCACCACCGTACGCGTCGCATGCCAATCCAGGATTCCAGCCAGCCCCACCGTAccagggcggagcgccagctttTGGAGCCCCTGCTGGGGTCGTTGCCGGTAACGCCTACCGTCCCCATGGTCACAACACTTCTGCCGGAGGATTTGGAGGTGGATTCCCACCAGTTCAACCGAATGCTGGCTATCCGGTTCAACCCGCTCAAGGATTCCCTGGAGCTCCCGTTGCTCATCCTGGCGGTGGCTACCCAGGCGGGTACCCACAACAACCCGTGTACCAGTCCCCGGCCGGAGGTTACCCGCAACAACCCGGAACGGTCATCCATCACTACGAGCAGCCCCAATCTTCCGGTGGAAGCGGAATCGGCACAATCCTTGGAGCCGGCGCTGCCGGCCTTGCCGCCGGTGTCGGTGGAGCCGCCCTGTACGACGCCCTCAAACCCAAAGAAGAACACAAAGAAGCAGCCCCGGCAGCGGAAACAACGACCACCACCACAACCACCCTGGCCCCAATCAACCCTAACGGCGAAGCCGTTCTAGCCCCTCTCCCAGCCAACCCCAACGGAGACGCCCCTCTCGCCGCAGCCCCGGAAACCCCCACCCCCGAAACGCCCCTCGCCACCATCGAACCCACAAACACCTCAACCGACCCCGTTGTCCCGCTGGCAGCCTTCCCAGTCGCCGAAAACGCATCGGCTACTGCGACCTCCTCTTCCAGTGAAACGTCGGCCGTGACCGTCGAAGCGCCGAATGCCGCCCTCAGTGTTGAACCGGCCCTGTCGGCGGCCGCCGGTCCCACCACGGCACCCCAGCTGTCCGCGGAACCGGTCCCAACGGCCGGCAAAGCCATCGCCACGGCGCAATTCTCTAGCTTCCTTCTGTTGCTTCCGGCattgtgtaaatttttgctctcgtGA